A section of the Saccopteryx leptura isolate mSacLep1 chromosome 4, mSacLep1_pri_phased_curated, whole genome shotgun sequence genome encodes:
- the TMEM270 gene encoding transmembrane protein 270 has protein sequence MQAAPPFSTSLLGILLLVVKLFMLLVQNRVHLYHFLLHRIMLFKNWLTGLVQEAQGSRDQQAHPLPRLVACPVGWVLQAGLSLIEVPVWLVLRAPRLVWEAMLGCVWDLGLDPKWLGAWEHLGQSVATWMDLLLSCLHNLMLVALLLLLLTWRLCWKAQRCGLDWLHIEALLENHVVLGLLALLKRLYWWVESTTALASWHLVYLVTWTTCLAFHLLQAAFEHTAQLAQAQAQEAEPQEASGPLSQSSIHESLTPKAGPVLPERGTPGE, from the exons ATGCAGGCTGCCCCTCCCTTCAGCACCAGCCTCTTGGGGATTCTGCTGCTGGTGGTGAAGCTCTTCATGCTG cTGGTTCAGAACAGGGTTCACCTCTATCATTTCCTGCTCCACAGGATCATGCTCTTCAAAAACTGGCTGACAGGGCTGGTCCAGGAGGCCCAGGGGTCCCGTGACCAGCAGGCCCACCCCCTGCCCAGGCTTGTAGCGTGCCCAGTGGGCTGGGTTCTACAAGCCGGGCTATCACTGATAGAGGTCCCTGTGTGGTTGGTGCTGAGGGCACCCAGGCTAGTGTGGGAGGCCATGCTGGGCTGTGTCTGGGACTTGGGCCTGGACCCGAAATGGCTAGGTGCCTGGGAGCATCTGGGCCAGTCTGTGGCCACCTGGATGGACCTTCTTCTGTCATGTCTGCACAACTTGATGCTGGTggccttgctgctgctgctgctgacctGGAGGCTGTGCTGGAAGGCCCAGCGCTGCGGCCTGGACTGGCTGCACATTGAG GCTCTGCTGGAGAACCACGTGGTGCTGGGGCTGCTGGCTCTGCTGAAGCGTCTGTACTGGTGGGTGGAGAGCACCACAGCGCTCGCCTCCTGGCACCTGGTCTATCTCGTCACTTGGACCACCTGCCTTGCCTTCCACCTGCTGCAGGCTGCCTTTGAGCACACGGCCCAgctggcccaggcccaggcccaggaggcTGAGCCTCAGgaagcctcagggcctttgtctcAGTCATCAATCCATGAGTCCCTGACTCCCAAGGCTGGGCCTGTCCTGCCAGAGCGTGGAACTCCCGGAGAATAA